caaacttgtATTGGTTATTCCTGCGACAAGTGTAAAAAAGGTTTTTTCGGCAATGACCTATGAATAAAATTCACAATAGCATGAAAGATGATTTAGTTACtttaataaagagagatttattTTCTAAGATTACTAGTGAAGAACTCGTAAACCATTTTCAAAACATGAGAACTCGTTGGTTCCGACTAGATTAACATTTCACGTTAAGTTTGTAATTTAGAATTTATGACTTATATTTATGAGCAAGTCAACTACCTTTGGAAAAACATCTTTAAGAAGGCACTTCAAGTCGCTTTATATGCTTTTTGTTTTTTACGATTAtgatgtactccctcctattctataatTTCTCCCTTATTTtgtaaaacggattattcaggttttcttacCTATTTCCATTTTTAGTAAGTTTTGCACCCATAGAATTACCATATTATCCttgttatgtttttttttttacaatttttgcTTCTTATTGTGTTTACATTTAACACTAACTCAACACCTTAACCCAGCTAATTAACCACTAAACTAATTAAGTTAATCCAACCCAACACAATTAACCACCCACTAACGAGAAACCCTAATTACACCCACCTTATTAATCCTCCCTAAACCAGAAACCCTAAAAACCCTCTCGCATCCGCCATTTTCGTCGtccctttctctctctaaatCGTCGGGAAAAACCCTAAAATCCTTTGTCGTTTCTCCCTTGTCTCTCCTGTTCTTAATTCCAATCTTCGATCTAAACTCTCCcactctttaatctttcaatCAAACCTCCAACACGATGAAATTTTCCAAAAAGAGCGATGATTTTGAAGTTGTtgataaaaaacccaaaaactagtTGCATATTCTCAGATCGTGATAATGGGAGTTGTTTTTTTTAACAATTGCGATTACGATTACGATGATGTTGATGAGGATGTTGTGACTCAATCTGGTGATTATGTGCGTATATCCGGTGATGTTATGCCTGGATCTGGTGATGTTATGCCGGAATCTGGTGATTTGCTCCCTGATTACTCCGTTGTTGTCCTTGATTCCGATGATTTTGTCCCTGATTCCTTTAGCGAGATGGATTCTATGATTTCGGATTCTTGCATGCATGATCAGATTTTGCTAGAAGATGATGAGGGGAATCCTAGGGATGATATGGCGAGGTTTATGAAGGAAGATATACAAAAGAGGACAAAGAAATGGTTAGCGCTGCAAAACTCTCCTGAGCATAGACGTTGGTTTTTGCAAGAACTGTCTAAATATTGGCCTATGTTTGGCCTTGAACTTGAAGATGAAAATAAAGGAAGGTCTATTTCTGTTTCCCTTTCtctcaaatttttaatttttttccttttttgagGACTAATGATGAACATGTCGCCTTAAATTGAGTTATTTActctttaattaatttgtaatgcTCAATGATCTCTGTTTGAGGGCATTACTGTGCGAAGAACAACACAATTCATGCATTACGCCACCACAACTAAATGTGATGAGACTATGTCACTATGCGTGGGCTGTGTTGTTACTTTAATGTTCAAAACTGAAATGCCTAAATTGTTGAAGTCTTACGACAAGTGCACAGATGCCTTTGTTCATTAATGCTGATTGTTCAAAATAAATTGTGCAAAGTTCATAATTAACCCTAACATCTTGTCTATAAACCTACTATGCAAAAACTGGTACTGCTAAATTGTCTATCTTCCTACTTAGTTGTGTTAGCTTCAAACTTGTACAAAATATGCAAAAACTTGATCTGCCCTACCCCTTGCTTCTTCTTGTACACATGTCGATAAAACTTGATCTGCCATTAGTTGTCTGAATTACCTGCACACATGTCTATGAAAAACTCCTAATGCATTTCCTCAACACCTATTGGACCATTACTGCAACCAAGTTGGTCAGTAATGTTACCAACATGTTCAATGTCATATGTTGGATCATTACTACAACTACTAAGTTGAATTATTACTGCAACCATGTTGGTCTGTAATGTTACCAATCGGATCAATGTCACCTGTTGGATCATTACTGCAACCACCTTGCTCAGTAATACCTCCTGAATTGCTACCTATATTATTAATtgaatttacgaattaactgataAAACTTCCCTAACCAATATTTTCTACATATCGTATGCACTCCTTAACTAGTACCATGGGAGTTAAATACTCGGGTAGTATACCAGCTGCTGCCTGTTTAGACTTATGCATGTGAAGAACTAGATAATCATTTCCACCTTTGAGTTGCATTATTTCTAACATGCATGCCTGCAATGTGATGAAAACATAGTTAAGTTTAATCACTTCTAACTCATTAAATGCTCTGGTGGTATTTTTTACCAATTCACTCAATACTTTGGACTTTTTCTTTTGTTGAAGGGATTGAATGGCTCTAAAAAATCTCAAGTTCAGTACATTTAAATTTAGAGAATTTGGTGGTTGATAAGTAAATTCAATATTCCACCCATCTGATGTTGCCGCCCTTTTGAATTTGCATCCTTATTATTAATATGGGGTCTTACATTGTCCTGTTGTATGAGGATGTGTTTACAGTAATTTGAAGGCCAATTAGCTTTTATGGCTAACAGCACCTTGTTGATCAACATTTCTTTTGTGACCTGTTTATTAATTGACTTTATACATTTAGTTTCTAATGTCCCTGCACTTCTATTTTTGGATTTTCTTTTAACTGGAACTTCCATTACAAATAGCCATAAACCCAACTTTCTATCACAAATTATTTCCTTATTGGGACCATGTTTGGGTCTTGAAACAACACACATGAACATAACTTTACTAATAAATCTTTTGAATTGGACACATGTATACGGTCTTTTTTCCCTTTTACCTAAGTAAAATCTTTGACTAAATTTGGTTATAAGAAAACCATTTTTCAtccatgtgaacaacaatattaGTTTCATCCTTAAAAGTAAAATTTTTTTTATACTTGATCATATTGTAAATGTAAAAggcaataaataaattaaactatCAAGTTTACTGCGATCTTTTAAACCTGGCTTTATTGCCTTTGTGTGAGAACTGATTTGTTCTTTTGCCACCATCTGATCTGTTAACTGTAGATTGACTCACACCCAACCCATCTGCAACTTCTTGATGAGTGGTCTTCTTAATCATCTCAATATTCTCTAGCTTTTCAGTATCAAGCACAAATCTGTTTTTCATTTTTATGCCTTTCAATTTGTTGTTGACATTAATTGCTTGTCCTAATTGTTTTTGTTTCTTTCCTTCATTTCATAAGTCTGTTATGGGCTTCCTGCAAACCCCAAACTGAAATGCCACTTCTGACATTGCACCGTACTTGGATTTTCCATTGATGTTTTTTTTTAGTAAGATTTGAATAATTCTTGCTCTTTCTAAGTTGGTAAGATTCTTTGTCTTCATTTATTGATTCCTGTTTTCTTGTTTTTGAACTGCTGAGAAAGGGTTATTTTGGTTGGATGCTTATAGATGAAGAAGCAGTTATTGTATATAGACAAACCGAACTGTGCGCAAATTTAAAAATGGATTTTGGTGCAAAAATTAAATGTTCTTGAAGTTTGGCTCCTTATTTAAATTTTGGTGTCAAAATTCAAATAATGGTAACTAACTTAAAGTAACTTGACTTTGACATGTTTGGTTTTTTGTTGAAGGACAACCAACTTGACTGATTGAGCAAAGAGAGCTCAACCAAAATTCTGTTGATTAATAGGAGTATATTGTACCTTTTGTAATATGTTCATTATTACACTAAGTACGTACTGTAATTTATTAACTTTAAAGATATTATTGTTAAATGAAGGCATGTCTCTTTAGGTCATGGTTGTTTAACAACCAGTTTTTTGTATAATGATTTTAATGATGATAGTTTTTTAGGAGGGAACAATTAGGGATGATTTAATATGGCAGTTTTGTATTAAGCAAAAACTAATGATGTTTAATTGTGGCAAAGGAGTATTAACATGGCTGTTGTTTTTTTGGAGGGAACAACTatttactcccttcatttcatttAATTCTATACATTTACTTTATACTCGTATATCAATGctcgttttcttttgtttatatctttagttacatattaataaaaatttgatattcacaATATACTCGGTAAAACAATTTAAACAAtatctcacatgactatcttttatgCTATATATTAGAAGTTGTATAGAAGATTGTCCCTACTTATAAATAGTGTTCAAAAAGCAAACGTATAGAATTgaatgaaatgaaggaagtacaTTAAATATGAGTGGTCCCTTATTTACCTTCTAATTAATCTTCTCTCTCTCCAATCTTCAAGACCCACAAGACACATTATATTCATTGTTGAACTCCCTCCTTAATTCTTGTCCCCAAAAACAAAGGGAATAAAATATTGAATAAGAGGTACTTCATCCGTTtcattgaattgtttacgtttgctttTTGTGCAATATTCATAAGTGAGAAGAATCTTCAATACAACTTCTAATGCataacataaaagatagtcatgtgggatcttgtttaaATCGTCTTACCGAGTGCAttatgaatatcaaatttttataatttttaatgatacgtaactaaagatatgaacaaaataaaacaagcattGACATACGTGCATAAAGCAAACGTAAACTATCATATGGAACGGAAAAAGTAGTATATTTTTTCGGTATCTCATGTTTGAATCTTGGGTTCAACCCTACTAGTGTTTAGTTGTCTTCTATTAATTAAAATCACAAATGGTCCATTACTCTCTTTTTAATCTTTATGCCAAAAATAAAGTTATATAAATGATAAGGACGAAGGTAGTAATCATAAATTGTACTCCGTCATCGAATAACAAATAGATGAGTTAATATGAGGCATCTTCACTCAATCCTCTTAATAAACTAATTATCATCTCTAACAGTTCTATTAATGAAAGTATCAGCGTTCTTAGTTTGTATAGTTTGAATTATTGTTTCGGAATATTTACGTGGTATCCTCGAGGTTTGACActttgcacgaaatacccaattttttcgATTTGAAAGACTTTAAGTCACCATAACCCGTACTTCCGAATTCAGAAGACTACGATTCTTTTTTTCAAACTGCTCGTGTTTGACTGATTAAAATTTGAGTGGCCATATCTTTTACTCACgggtttcaaatgcaacaagtttttttttgaaattgtagTTCTCGAAAAGATGAACGGTTTGAAAAAAAGAATCGTCGTCTTTAGAATTTAGGAATACGAGTTATGATCACTTAAAAAATTTCGGATAAAAAAATTAGGTATTTCATACAAAGTGGAAAACTCGGTACCATGTAAATTATCctttactccctccgtaccagaccaatggtaacacttacctaatacggccgtatcacaccaatggtaacattccttatttggctcacaacattaccaaattatccttatatccatttgatatttacataaaatgtcaccacataccccacctaccaactcacaattaaacccacaattacacaccccacctattttcttccctctttaccacttcttttactctttttttttaaaaaactccATTTTTTTAATCACGTTACCATTAGGAATAGTATTAATGATGGTGATGAACGGACCATGTATGAGAAACTCTTAACTGCTTCACGTGTATATATCAGAGTACGACGTCGTGCTTATCGCCCTTTTCCATCTGCCATACTCTGCAACAAAAACAAACTGTACAAGTTCACGTACGTACAGCATGCACCATCAGAAAGTGAGTGAGTGAGTGTCTTTGTGTAAGATTTTGCTGCTGTAGCGCACATTTTTCTATCGTTATGTCACTATTTTCACATCATTCAAAATATTTACAGTACTACTGTCTATAAATCTTTACAATTGTTAAAACTTTTGCTTTCCTCCTTTAACACAAATTCTGATTTATTAAAAACGtgtatatccgtcttaaacttaaacgAGTTAAGTAGTTAGAATAAAACAAAACAGAATACATGGAATAAGCAACATATTTACCTTATATAGTTATATGCACATGCGAGATGATAATTAACCCGTTTTAAAAAGACTTGTTGAAACAACCACTTTATTGTGTAGCTTACAAGTGTAGTGTTAATGCTTATACTCATGGTTACGATCTTAAAACTTGACTTGAGAGGAATAAAATGAATATTAAGGGTACAAAATTCATTAAAACGCGTATTCATTTAGTAGTATAAAGACTAGCCATTATAGTAAATAACCAATTATGAAGTATAATAAATAAAGTACGGAGTAATTCCACAAAAATTCAAATGAAATTGATTATGAAGTATAGTAAATAACcaattttatgagtgtatttgggACTATCACTATCCAGTACAtaatttctctttctcttttctctgacaaaaaaaaaaaaaaaatacataatttcTCTTTCCTACTTAAATTCAAGGGACATATGCTGTATTTATAACATAATCTTACACAACTACTCAAATCAAATTCATTTATACATAAACCTGTCAAAAATGACCCGGCTCAAAAAATCGACCGAATGCTGCCCGAAAATAACCCGACCAAACCCGTCCAAAAATATCATAAACCCAAGAACTGCCCGTCCCAATAATAACCCGCACAGAGACCGTCTCTCTGGAGTTTTTTGTGTTTTATAAAAGCGCAGTGTTACTCAATTTTGTTTATTTCAGTTGAAttaaatgcaatttagtttaattCAGAAGGATTTAGTTCAAAAGAACGGGATGTATAACAtatctttttttttcttataatGGTATAAAGGAAATCACTATGCCTCAATAATGGCACTCTTATTGTAGCAGACTAGCAGACGCATAAGATAGCAATAGTAGAGAGCGAGCTCCCTACGCCATAAATGTCATGTCTCCACAATTCATAGCTACACTTAAATTATATTGTCAGTCCACCAATCCACCATAATAACCTTATTTCTTACACTTTACCCACTTACCAGTTACCCTACATACTTTTACTTTGTAAATATATTGTTTCCCTATTTCTCCTCTCTTTTCACTGTCTACTAGTCTAACTACCCCAGGTTCTTGCTCTCTTTTAGAAACAAAACACCTTCTTGCCCTTTCCCCACTTTCTGCCCTTGTATATATCATTTTTTTGGGTTTCAAAATTATTAATATGGCTTGTGCTGGGTTAGCCTCTAACTCAGGCTCCGGTTCTGGTTCCGGTTCCGGCTCAGCAACGGTCCATTCACTCCCACCACCGCGCCCAAAGTCTCCTCCTGACTTATATGGTAGACGTAAGGAAAAGGCTAGGCTTCAATTGCTTGAAAGAGAAAGAGGTTATCTTGAGGTTAGTATTCTTAACTTATCTAAATAAACTATTTTAAATAATGCAAGTTTtagttaaaataaaaataaaaaattactaCGTACTACGTAGCAAAAATTACTTGTCTAAATATCGCATTTGTTTAAGACATTAGTTTTAGTACAGAGtatgtttttttttatatatttacgGTCAAAGTTTAGTAACGTCGACATTCAAAAAGAGATGTGACGGTTCGAGTTGAGTGGACGGACTAACATCTATGTCAAATAGGCTTTATAAGTACTTTTGTGGTAGATTATGATTTAGATTATGTTGGTACTTGGGCTATCTATTCACAATGTTAAATGTTCAAATTTTAGTAGGAAATGTTAGAGGGGAATCTAATAATTTTTCTGAGCTTTACACATTTTTTACTGTGACCTATACATGATTCACTGTTTTATAAAACTGTTGAGTAATAGTAGTAGAGTGATAATTATGTGTGGGAAAGCTACAGGATTTCTTTAAAGGGTAATTTAAATTGACAGAGTAGAAGAACCATCTAAGAATTTTAGTATACTCTTAACTAGAAACATTCTTCAAATGTCAGTATGTCCCTGCCAAATTAAGCAAATTTATTCTCAACTAAATATTATGATTTCTGGGTTATTTACTgtttaagaattttttttttattttttttgtagatTCCTAATATATTAAGTTTATGAGATTTCTGTCACATGACCCTGTGAATGCAACTAAAGTGCAAAGGTAGTATTGTGTTGGGAATGAGGTTCTTTTTTGGGGTTTGGAAAAAGAATCTATGCGACTCTTTTGGTTACTTAGTCACTTGGCCACTTAGTTTAGACGTCACTATCTGTTTTAagcttaaaacgggtcaaatatataTTCTGTAGTGGCATGTATATAAGAATGCATAGGGAAAAACAATATATTTTCAAGTCTCTTGTGCTTGTTTATTTCAATCGTGCTCAAATAATTGAGTGTCGGACACAGGTACACGAGATAATTAAAAGAATCGGAGAAACATGGATTGGCTAGTGGTTAACTTGCATTTTTCTTATGAAGTTTTTTATGCAAACAGGAAGAACTGAAATATGTGGAAGGACTTCAACCTGCTTCTAGATGCTGCAAAGAGTAATACTTGGTTTTGCAATACACTTGTATATCATCTGTGTAGCATATTGAACTCTTGTTATATGGACACTTCAGAACTCACCCAAACCTTTAACTTACTGCAATTTATGGCAGGATTGTCGATTTCGTCTCTGCAAATCCAGATCCTATAATCCCAACGTAAGACATTCATGACTTTGATTTAATCTTTTATGTAAAATCTTCACCTTACTCATACTTTGTGGATTGGATTTTGTCCAGAAACAAGAAAATCCGCAAATCTTGTAGCCTGTGGAAGTGGCTATGGTATGTTTCACTCAAGTTTTAGTATCTGTATTTTACAATGTCAACTGAGTTAATTGATAAGGCAATTGAATAGCGGCACGCATAACCACAGCTCGAAACTCATCAGCAAGAATACTGATTTTGTGATTTCTTATACACTAATTCTAATGTTATGCTTAAATCAACTTTTGCCCTGAATGGCATGCAACCAAAGAGAAGTATCGATTCTAAGTATCAATTCAATGTGCAGCGGATCATCATGCGTCAGTTGTTCATCGATCTGCTGTTGCACCAAGTGCTCAGCAGGTATCAAATTGCCAGAATGCTGTCGTTGCAATTTAAAGGGGTGCTGCTCATGCATCAGCTGTTCGCTACCAAAATGTAGTTGCTGGTGCAATCCCTGCTTTTGCTGCTGCTGGTGTATAAAGAATGCATGCCCCAGAAGTTGTTGCAGTTGCAAGTCGAAAACCTGCACAAACTGTTGTCGCTGTCAATTTAAATG
This sequence is a window from Silene latifolia isolate original U9 population chromosome 8, ASM4854445v1, whole genome shotgun sequence. Protein-coding genes within it:
- the LOC141597137 gene encoding uncharacterized protein LOC141597137 → MACAGLASNSGSGSGSGSGSATVHSLPPPRPKSPPDLYGRRKEKARLQLLERERGYLEEELKYVEGLQPASRCCKEIVDFVSANPDPIIPTNKKIRKSCSLWKWLCGSSCVSCSSICCCTKCSAGIKLPECCRCNLKGCCSCISCSLPKCSCWCNPCFCCCWCIKNACPRSCCSCKSKTCTNCCRCQFKCSCPKCPSCSNVCACCGCLRDCCCCNNCSICC